CTGGGGATGTACGGACGCTACCAGACGCTCTCTCCGGGCATCTTCATGTTTCCCCTGGCCTTCCTGCTAACTTTCGCCGCCGCCATGGGACAGTCGCCGCCGCAGTTTACCTCGACCGCCCTGCGTAGCAGCTGGATCGCCACCCACGTCGCCCTCATCTTCACCGGCTACGCGGCGCTGTTCCTAAGCTTCGCCGCCAGCCTGCTTTACCTGCTGCAGGAGCGCAGCATCAAGGCCAAGCAGGCCGACGGCCTGATGTCACGCCTGCCCGCGCTCGAAGTGCTGGACGAAATGGGCTATCGCGCCCTGCTCTTCGGCTTTCCCTTCATGACCCTGGGACTGCTGGCCGGATCGGTGATCGCGCAGGAGCAGTTCGGCGCCGCCTACCTCCGCGATCCCAAGATCGTGCTCTCCCTGCTGATGTGGGTGGTGTACCTGGTGCTGGTCTATACCCGGTGGAACGCGGGCTGGCGCGGACGGCGCGCCGCGTTCCTTGCAACCTTTGCATTTCTGGCGGCGTTGGGTGCTTGGGCCGCCAATTATTTCAGCGGCGTCCACAGGTTCTTGGGACCATGACCTTCCTTCTCCTGGGCGTGAATCACAAGACGGCGCCGGTCGAAGTGCGCGAGCGGCTCGCCATCCCCGAGTCGCGCCTGGCGGAAGCCACGCGCCGCCTGGCGCAGCATC
This Terriglobales bacterium DNA region includes the following protein-coding sequences:
- the ccsA gene encoding cytochrome c biogenesis protein CcsA; amino-acid sequence: MALVFYGLGLVYALAALGGRGKRMARIILPAMGTGVVFHFVSLAEAVAATGQLAPTTIHQSESVFAFLILLLFLGMYGRYQTLSPGIFMFPLAFLLTFAAAMGQSPPQFTSTALRSSWIATHVALIFTGYAALFLSFAASLLYLLQERSIKAKQADGLMSRLPALEVLDEMGYRALLFGFPFMTLGLLAGSVIAQEQFGAAYLRDPKIVLSLLMWVVYLVLVYTRWNAGWRGRRAAFLATFAFLAALGAWAANYFSGVHRFLGP